The Castanea sativa cultivar Marrone di Chiusa Pesio chromosome 4, ASM4071231v1 sequence gtgaaATAGAGGGTGTGCAAGATCTTATTCTAAGTGAcataaatattctattttactaataacattttatttcttgtATCTAACCATATTCATGGTGTTACATTATTCAAAATTGAACGTATTAAGATTTATACTTTTAGATTTATAGTATTTAGTTTAAACCATAGAATAGACTCATTTAAATAATCTGTGAAATTAAGTTTGCTTAATACGTGAACGTTTTCCTTTCTTATCATATTAAGTGTgcgtttagataccgcttattttgctgaaaactaaaaactgataactaaaaacaataaaaaataataataaaaaaattactgtaGAGGCAtgggttactgttcattggcctaaatgcactgttcatgtcccatgaacagtgcaagaggcactgaggtgaaaaaaaaaaaaaacataaaaacgcAAACGCAACAGACGTGAGAGTATCCAAACGGAACTTAAGGATTCTTGAAGTTTAAATTATGCAAAGTTACCTAAGATTAAGAGATTTAGATTAAAGGAGAATATAGAAAAttgcaatttcttttttgtacctCCTTGTCACCTTTCACTtaaaaagaagtgaaaaaataaaaattgttggACCATTAATAGAGAGCATcttgactttaaaaaaataataataatagtaatagaGAGCATCTTTACAATAAGATTAATTTTAaagacacaatttttttttcataatgaaAAAAGATATGACTTTACAATTAGTTTAGTATCACTTTCACTGAGGTCCAATTActcacataatttttattatttttaccgTACATCAATCATAGTAAAAACGTCAAGCATAacaaatgtaaaaaagaaaagaaaagaagagtaaTGGTTACGTACCCTTCAATTGGGCTAGATCCAAATTAGGCCCATGAATTCAGGCCTGTTAGTTACTAAACCCAAAGCATCTCAAACATAAATGGATTAGCCTTTAAACAAGGCCCATCCATTGGGCCCAACTCAtattaaaaacccaaaaattaaaaatctaaaaaacaagCGCTCTCAGTTTCATTTCAAagaacaaaaagcaaaaaatcgTGAGCTCGTAtatgctttgctttgctttgcttcttcttcactgTTCATAAAACGCAGCACTTCGAGCttttctagggtttctctctctctctctctctctctctgcgctTTGAATTAGGGTTTGTAAAGCAGGTTACAGCTTGGAATGGACGGAGAAGAGTTGACTGAGCAAGAGACTGCTCTCTACGATCGCCAAATTAGGGTTTGGGGCGCTGATGCTCAAagaaggtaattttttttttattttctttccaaaatttCGTTTTTCATTTTGTGATTTTATTCATTGAGTTCGTTCTTAGCtagctctgtttttttttttaaatttttttaaataattcaataatttgatatataatGCATGAGCATGAGTTAGAAGTAGCAATTCGTATTTATATCATAATTTTGTTTAGTCAAATTATCAAGttgcaatttttaatttttttaactaacaattttattttatttgcttgttttagATTGAGCAAATCTCATATATTAGTATGTGGAGTGAAAGGGACTGTTGCTGAggtaattcttaattttttttaaatttaaattttaaaatttttatgtcattAGAGTAATGTTAAATGATTATTCACCGTTTTACGACAGTTTAAGCTTTTGAGataattggtaatttattaCTGTATCAGTGTGGTAATGGGGATATctctccttaaaaaaattagaaaagaaaaaatttaggtTATGGGTTCTACTAATTAAGGAGTTTGGTCCTATACGTGAGGGGAGTGGTGTTATAattatagttaaatgattatATTCACCATTTCCTAATGATTTTAGCTTTTGGGAAATTGGTAATTTATCGTATGTATTGCTAAATGTTGGTATACTCATTTTCATTTACTCATTTCAATTATTATGGTAATTATTATTTGGTGTTGATTTATGtaagttcttttttttgtgggtaGTTTTGCAAGAACATTGTTCTAGCAGGGGTTGGTAGTTTGACATTGGTGGATGATCGGGTAGTGACCGATGAAGcacttttttcttctaattttttgatACCTCCTGATGAGAATGTGTATCGTGGGAAAACGCTTGCCGAGCTTTGTTGTGATTCCTTGAAAGATTTCAATCCGATGGTTCGTGTTTCAGTTGAAAAAGGTTTGCCCCTTTTGTTCTGTGTCTTTTTATCATGTTCTGTTGAACTTGCTGATGTTATATTTATGAGTACAATTTATTTACCAAAGCTGGCCGTGCTACATTACTTAAGTTGCTTATAATCTATATTTTCTAGTGCAATTCAGTGGGAATAGATTTGATTAAATCCAAATTTTCAATCTTGCAGGTGATGTGTCAGGCTTTGATGGGGAGTTTTTCAATAAATATGATGTTGTAGTTGTCAGTTGTTGCTCACttgtgacaaaagtacaataCATACTCATTTTCCTTAATGTGGTTGTAGCTTGTAAATGGTTTACTCTCTATATAAGTTTCTTTTGacatgtttgatttttcttggCTGTAGAAATCGGTCAATGAGAAATGCCGGAAGTTATCAAAGCATATAGCATTCTATACAGTTGACTGTAGAGACTCTTCTGGTGAAATATTTGTTGATCTGCAGGACCATATATATTCAAAGGTGATCATCTTACTCCATGTAAATTTTGTACCTCGTGTTATATGTTGCAGTTGTCCCATATCACTAGTTGATATCTTATTGTGATTCTGTTAACTCTTCTGTGAAAATATTTCCACATCCATAATGAAAATGCTTCTACATGTGGATTCTAGAATGTTTAGATTAATGACTAATTTTGCATGTGAAAGTTTTGTGTAGTCAAGCCATAGTTGAATGCAAAGTGGAACCTTCTTTGCTGTATTAATTTCAAAAGTCTCTATAGCACTGTTATGGCTCTGGAATGGTAGATAGCTCATCCAGGGGTTCTCAAATGTCTATGCTTTGACTCTTGCATTATAAATTTCTGACTAATATTTGTATGTTTTAGCTGTTAAGCATCTTAGTTATTTAATCATATTCAGATATTATGCTCGATGAAAGCATTCCTTTATTTGgtgttgtttttatttgttgacAGAAAAAACTAGAGGAGACCGTTGAATGCAAACTGCAATATCCTAGTTTTGAGGTATGACTTAAATACTCATGGTTCTTTCTAAAAATGTCGAGTTTAATTAGTCTTTTTTCCATACCGCATACTCTTTTCTCTATCCCTACTCTTTCAATGAGCTTTATTTACCCAAATCGTTTTTAGTTTGGAGGCAGGGAGAGGGATTTAGCTGGAAGAATTAAATCCCTAATCCAAACCTTCCCTATTGAGTGCCATGGCAACACAACGTGTTGCAACAGCTTTGGTTTCTTTAAGATTCATTAAAGAATCTTGACGCATTAGTTTCATTGCAGGAAGCAATTTCAGTGCCTTGGAGAGCTCTGCCAAGGAGAGTGTCAAAGCTGTACTTTGCTATGAGAGGTCGGGTAAATCGTAGTGTTATAGCTTCTTAACCATGAGCACCCCCCCTtttccccctttctttttttcctataaaaatgcTGCTAATTTCCTACTTTCACAAGATGCTACCAATTCATCTGCTACACCTGGTCCTTCTACCATTACTTGATTAAAGCTAGAACACTTTGGATAAGAAGTTGAAGGCTGCTTTTGGCATTTTCTAGTGACAAATTTAATATGtcttttttggtttcatttgtACTTTTTAAGATTGAATGTAATAGGTTCCAAATCATCTATATCAATAGGATAATTACTAAATTATCCTCTCTTGTTCCAGTGATAGAAAAGTTTGAGGCTGAGGGGCGTCATCCTGGAGACGTTTCGATTGCAGATCTTCCTGATGTTCTGAGGCTGAAAAAGGAGCTTTGTGAGGCAAATGTATGGTATTTGGAATTTGTTGCTTATGTTTTATGATTGTGTTGTTCATCTTCTAACTCCCGCTTTCATGATATTGTGGCAGTCATTGAATGAATCTCATATTCCTGATGCACTTCTTGAAAGATTGGTAACGGGTACAAGAGAATTCCCTCCAGTTTGTGCTGTCATTGGGGGAATCCTTGGACAGGTGCCATATCAAACCACTTTGTtgtcatgtttttaacatttaagACATTATTTTGACATAGTTTAGTGTTGAACTTATTAGGAGGTTATCAAAGCAATATCAGGCAAAGGTGACCCtctaaaaaatttcttcttctttgatgctGTGGATGGGAAAGGGATAATAGAGGacatttcaatttcaaatcctaaaaGTGGAAGCTGAGCAGCCTTTCTGAGGGTAGCTTTTGAAATAGAGGATTGACAAAAGGAATCGGTCATAAGTTCTGTGTAGGAAATTAAAGAATTTTAACAAGAAGAAACTGACCTGCAATGGATATATTATTGTTCCTAATATTGAAGTTAAGATAACACTAGCTTGTTAGAGAGAGACCAATATTTCTGCAACTGGAATTTGCTAGATTGCTATTGAATCTTAAGTTATGATGCATGCTGGTTGGAATTGTCATGTTCTTGTTCATTCATTGTTATTCATGTCTGACTATTGTGTTATATGTGTTTTCAGCTTTAGTATTAGTAAGAAATGGAAAAAGGATTCTTTAGCGCATGCATGCTAAAAAGccattttttttgctttctatACAATTTCCTGTGCTTGTTGAGAAAACTTTACTACTCAAGTTTAGTATCATAATGCTCTTATTTTAAAGTACAAAGTTACAAACAATAATGACttccgggaaaaaaaaaaaagataggaaaAAGAACAGGAACTAAGAAAGATTGTGGTGCCAAAGCACATGATGATGTTTTTGACCATAATGCTCttttaaataaacaaagaacTTATTCAGGAAGCCACAGTGCACTGTGGGTATTATTTGCTTCTTGACTGTAAATCCAATAAATCAATATTAACCAAGTATTTTTTGCCACTACTTGTTGAAGTGGTGGATCGTGAGTGGTGAGTTTATGCGAAAGTAATCACTAATCACACGAATCCATCATTCACAGTCAATTGATCACTTCAATAAGTTGTAGTGAAAGTTATGTTCGGAGAATAGTAGTTATCAAATAAGCTTGGTCCTACACCTATGCCAAGAAAGGTGGTAGTTTCTTTGTGTAATTGCAGTATCCCATGTTGAGTATCAGGGTATAATATCTATAGATAATGTGATTTATTATATACTAGAGAGACCCCCATGGGTACATTACTCTTTTATGATAATGGGTGGTGGGGAGTGGGCATTTAGTCTGTCCTGTAAAGTTGAAAGGGAGATAAAAAGGAAGACAATTACCATTATAGCTGCCAGGACCATGTGGTATATATGCTTGCCTGGTATATGCACTACAGTGCCTCACTCCTATTAAAGCTACATCATTTGGAAATCTAATAATTTGGGTCATggtcaatttataattttttttattttatcatggTGAAGAAAAGGGTATAACTCTCTATTGTCTGCATTGGTTCAGTTGTTGTTCACTTTAGCATATGAGGTTCTGATAAGTGGAGAACcacaggtaaaaaaaaaaaaaccacaggtAAAAAAACAGTATGTGATTCATCACCAACGACAGGGaattaaaagcaaaagtaattcccataaaaaaataaagcaaaagtaATAATCATTAATCAGATcctaggaagaaaaaaaaaaggggaaaactTTAAAGATTGCTAGTTATGCTTTTAAGATAaatcttatctataaattaagACCTGATTGATGGtccaaatttgaaatttatacaTTACTGAAAGAGTAAGAGATGCTACagagattattaaaaaaaaaaaaaagatcataatTTATTAAGGAGAGAAGatcctcttcatttttttccaatttttagcCAGATTTGTGATTCACATCATTACTTGATTTTGTGTGGTTTAAATGGGGATTGTTAaaccattgaatttttttaaatgctagaTATGTCTCTCATTGCTAAAATTTAGAGAGAATTAGAGGATTTAAGTGGGAGGATTTTCTTTCCTAAGTGATAAGTTGCGATTGATGTTATATTTCTTTAACATGattttattattgatattacttttattatagaaaaattacAACATGTCTTGTCATCCGTTGTAAATTACTCTATGTCCAAGATTTTGAAACATCCCATAAATCCCATAGACTAATAGTGTGGTGGA is a genomic window containing:
- the LOC142631781 gene encoding SUMO-activating enzyme subunit 1B-1-like, translating into MDGEELTEQETALYDRQIRVWGADAQRRLSKSHILVCGVKGTVAEFCKNIVLAGVGSLTLVDDRVVTDEALFSSNFLIPPDENVYRGKTLAELCCDSLKDFNPMVRVSVEKGDVSGFDGEFFNKYDVVVVSCCSLVTKKSVNEKCRKLSKHIAFYTVDCRDSSGEIFVDLQDHIYSKKKLEETVECKLQYPSFEEAISVPWRALPRRVSKLYFAMRVIEKFEAEGRHPGDVSIADLPDVLRLKKELCEANSLNESHIPDALLERLVTGTREFPPVCAVIGGILGQEVIKAISGKGDPLKNFFFFDAVDGKGIIEDISISNPKSGS